The window ATTTTAGGACATACTTGTGtgcaatttatttttattttcttaaagGGTTTCATTATTTCATAGgaaacttcattattttgttttAGTTGTAGTTTTTTTATTTTCCTGCTTCTTAAAGGATTCCATtcttccctagaaaacttcattatttaatttttgtttttgtattttattttctttcttattAAAGGGTTTCAATCTTCCCTAGAAAATTtcattattttgtttttgatttttattttctttcttcttaaatggTTTTATTCTTCCCTAGAAAAATTCATCATTTTGTTTTCATTTCAATTTTAGTTTTATTTCATTTTCGTTCTTTAAGGGTAATTCTAATATCGTTCCTCTATTATATGGTTATTCTTTTTGTATTATAAAAGCGCAATTTCTGTGTAAAATGTGTGCACTTTTTTTGTAAAACCCTTCTGTGCAAATTGTGTGTAAGTTTTGTCAATACTtgatttattttttatatttttctttctttttaatgATAAGCCGATTCGACTATACTATTCCTTCTTAGGAAACTTCTTTTTTGCAAAACTTTCACCATTTTATACTTATTATTTCATATTATAAAAATGCAATTTATGTACAAATAGTATGCAAATTTTGCCACTATTTGATATATATTTCATTTTTCTTTATAGAACTtcgttatttttattttgtttctggtTTTATTTCATAATGTTTCTTCCTTTAGGAGATTGTAATGCTACTAATTGATTGCTTACtagaaatttttttttgtgaaaaatccactactatatgcttattcttgcatactATAAAAAGCACAACTTGTGTATAAATTGTGTGGaattgtttttattttttctttctcatTTAAGGGCAATACTGACACTAATTCATTTCATCGTACAAATCTTCCTCTTTGCAAAAGTTGCATCTTTATATAGTTATTATTGCATATTTTAAAAAAGTATAAATTTTATGTATTTTTTGTGCAAATTGATCACTATTTGTTTCAGCTTTTTTTCTTTGTTCTTAAAGGGTAATAGCAATGCACTAGTTTATTCCTTCTTAGAAACATAAATTTTAATATTTGTATGTGTAAATATAAATGCAAGTACCGAATAATATGTGTGTAACTTATAGTAGAATGCAAAAAttgcactattatatgcttattgtTTGCACATTTCAAAAAGTGCAATTTTAGTGCAATGTAGTGTGCAAGTTTTGaaagtttttctttttaatttccatTCTTCTTAAAGgttttcatttttttattattataaGACTGCCTTATTTTGATTTtgatttatttttttcttctgactGGGTAATATCAACGCCacaaattccttcttccatagaaaactttattttttgtttttgttttagtttCCATCTTATTTATTTTGTAAGTGTAATACCCCAGTCACTAATCCATTACTTTTtaaaaaacatttttttttgcagaaatctaactattatatgcttatttttGCATAGTAATAATATATACTTTTTATATATGCAgatgtatgtgtgtgtatatatgtatTGTATGCATGTATAAAAATAAATATACATATGTGAGATTGAACCTATAGCCACTAGCCGTTGTATTTTTTCCGAGGGGGAAAGCTATGCAAACACTATATTGGAGCAGTCTATATTCAACGTACAACAAAGACTGGCTTGGCTGAACCGGAGCAGCCCATCCACCTGTTCGGACGCTGCATGGGCTTGTGTTGCTGCATGCGCCGATGCGTTGGGTTGCTTCAAATCGACTGACTAATTTTGTGGTCAGTCAACTGACCGAAGATAAAAATAACAGACGATTTGTACCTAGTAATTCtcaaaaattatatcactgaattCATATCAAACATACAAATTCagtggtataatttttgctcctCGGTCTCCTTGGTTAAATTTACAGTCAAATTTGAATCTCGGAAAATGCGGGcgcactacattatgaaatggaGGGAGTGTAACATACTTCTTCACGAAAAAACATTTAAATCTGGACCTTTAACATTGGAGTAATGTTTCCTTTGTCTTCTGTTCTGCTACAAAGTTCATCGACCCACCTTGGTCACTGTTGAGGCGGCCAGAAGCAATGAGAGGTGCAAAAGGTAACCACAGCAGGAGGCATGCGAGAGGTCGCCGGAGCCGGAGACGAAGAAGGGTAGCAACCGTGTGTTAATGACGACTAATTCACTCGGTGAAAAGCAGATGGGGGTAGATTTTAGCATTGGGGTGATGCTCTTTTTGTGATAAAGAAGCAAATTAATACCAAGAAGATATCAGTTATGCGGGACTCTCTATAACAACACGATATCAAGAGCTATTCACAAAACATCGAGGATTCACACAACAAAATTATTAGAAATAGACAATGAAAGAGAAACAATGACACACACCAAGCAGGCACATCGACCAAACCATGACAACACTAGGACTACAACTCTGCCAGAGCAACATCTCCAAGAAGGGAATGACGTGCCCACGCCGTTGTTGCCAAATCCAATCACCAAAGGTCGGATCATAGGTTTTCTCTGAATCAGGATCACCATTTATCTTCTCGCAGATGGTACAATAGAGCTACCCCACAAAAAGTACAATAGAACTAGAGTTTGTGCATCATCTAACTTGCGGGAGACTGGGTTATGCTACTGATCATGCTCAGCGCAATACAAGGCTGGTCAGCAGGCACCTACAACATCAGATATGCACCCATATTAACTTCAGTTCAAGAGCATCATATAAGTCACCAAGGAGGGATGCATATATGTACAAGAGCTTACAAAGTGTCCAGCTCGAAGGATCCAGTAGAAATGAAGGTTCTTGTAGGATCTAACGAAGGCTTGGGTGACCTTGGAGGACCCACAGTACAGTGGCTGCCTTGGCAGGCTCGTGAAGTTCTTTAGCCCGTCCCATCTGAAAGTGCAAAAGCATGTTTAGAGGGCTGACACATATCTGAACCGCGAGGAGAAGCATGATAGAGAATTGAGGGCCTCACTTGAGCTTCTGCACCCATGCTTCCGCGCCGATTGTCGAGCAGATCACATCGAGCTTCACAAGAAAAAATTCATTGCACTTATAGTACTATAAATAGAGACTTGCATAAATCATTTTCCCATTCGTGAAATGATATTCAGCTGGAAATATCTGGGTGTAGAATGTGGACCGTGGGAGTGGTTTTCTCTAAAACAAAATATGAAAGTTCATGTCAACTTTTTATTCGGAAAAAAGTTCATCTCAAATTCAAGAGCCGTTTCTTACTCAAAATGCTTCCATTTGCTAATCTGGTACCTTCATCAAATTGGCAGTACATCGACGAGTCGTAGCAATCAACCATATGCTTCACACAGAAGATGAAATCCGGTCGTTCTTAGTGTCTTGGTTACAATTTGGTCAGTTTCAATTTGCAAATTGCATGGTGACACCATTTCTATTTCTAAATTGAaagtaatatttcaagaaaatttcATGATCATTGGATTTGTAATCTGACTAAATGTTCTTTCATTACTCCCAATCCCATGAATAAACTTCATGGACAATCAACAAGTATATATGTACTAACATTACCCGCCTATAATATTTCACAAGCAAAAAAGAACAATGAGGTTTTTGTGGGTACTATTTGCAAGAGACAGTAAGATAAAATGAAGAGCAACAATCACCTGGCCATTGTACACCGTCACATTCACACCGTAAGACAACAACTCATCAACCTGTGGAAATTGCAAAGAGTTAATCAATTAGTGAAACATCGCCCTTTTCATCGCAGTTTAACAAAAAAAAAGTAAAATGAACAAATATTTGTCGGTCAACCTGGAGCCAGGCTCACTGACCTCGTCGATCCTAGGCTTCATGATGTCGTTGACCAGCGCATAGTAGACCAGCTCCGATATCCCTTGCCACCTGAGGTTACTGGGGATGATTTTGAGCTTTTCCTTGATGACCccgttcatgatgccactgatggtgtTGGGACCTGATGCAGCCTCCTTGCGGCGGAGGTATGTCGAATACTTCACTGTCTGGGCATTGCTCGCCGCCGACCACGAAGAGGAGGTCGCCTTCACCGGGTCCATGCCCGTGTCAAGCAAGAAATTGTAGGTGTCCTGCAAAGAGGGAAAACAAAACTCCCTAAGGTCTTCAAAGAAGTTGAAACCTACATAAAGCTAGTTGAAAGCTATATTAAGTTAGTTGAAAGCTAGTTCACACTTACAACACCAGCGCTCTTGGAGTCGATAAACCCCAGCAACTCCGTCCACGACTTCCACGCGGCGGCGAACTGTCCTGCAGCGATCTGCTCCTTCACGGTCCCCGCCTTCCTAACGAGAGTTCGCGCGCGCATGCGTGCATGTGATCGGTGAGTCGGAATATATGTTTCCTTTTTACGCCATGATAAGCAAGAAGGTAGTAAGGGAGGCATGGTAGCTCGAATGTTTACTTACCCTTTGGTGGCGTCGCCGGCGTTGTCGTCCAGCCTCGACACGTCCAGCAGCAGCGGCGCGTAGGAGAGCTGCATGCACCATCCAAATTAAAGAGCGCTCTTGTTAATTTCAAGTTTTCAACCACGCATCATCATTTATGTTGCGCGACGAATTCAAAAACAgtcttgctagaactcatctagatgagatataagttggtctcattcaccttttatagccattggatgtgatgctataagatgcgtgtgtgctgacgtgggttgtatttgttcttgttttcaaaatgaatgagaccaaattatatctcatctaaatgagttctaggtactcccattCTTTTTGAATTCAAAGAGACCATGTTTTGCTCACCGCGAAATCCTCCGGGGAGATGAAGCTGTCGCCGAGCGCGACGCCAGCGAGCGTGAGGTTGAGCTCGCCGGCGCGGATGGCCCGGACGGCGGAGACGCCGAGCGTGACGGCGTACTTGCCGCCGTAGGACTCGGCGACGAGGAACAGCGGGCTCCCCTCCCGCAGGGCGGGCACCTCCGTGGCGAGCGCCTTGAGGAGCGCCGTGGCGTCCGCGGCCGCCTCCCAGTCGCTCGTCACCAGCGCGCTGCCGTTCTCCGCGTAGCTGTACCCGACGCCCACGGGGTTGTCCTGCCATTGccattgccatgccatgcatcgAGCCAGCCATCAACGCAGGGAACACGTTACGACTCGACCGGTCAGGTCAGGAAGAGTAAATATGGAGGAGGAGGAGTTTCGAGCTGTGGCTGACCACGAAGATGAGGTCGGCCTTCTGCAGCCAGGTGGAGTTGCGGGGGTTGAGGTCCACGTCCAGCGGCCCGACCTCCAGGAAGTTGCCGATCCCGACGCCGGACGCCCCCTGCTCGACGGACAGACAAACATCGATGGAAACGACGGTGAGCTTTCGCCGGTGCGACGGGCAGCCATGGCTCCGGCATAGGTACGTAAGTAAGAAGAGAAGAGAGATGATGGCGTACCGGGCCGCCCTGCAGCCAGAGGACGGTCGGCCATGGTTTTGAGGGCGTGGACACCCTCTGGGGGCTCTTGTAGTACCACCAGAACAGGTGAGCCTCTGCAACACACGCCAAAAACCAAAGGAGCTTCAGACTCTCCCGCCAACGAACGGTGTGTATAGGAAGGCAAGGGAGCACGTGGATTACTTGGCCGGACTTCGACGTAGCCCCAGAGCTCGCTGCCGTCGGGGGCGCCGTCGGTGACGACTGAAGCGGCGGAGCCCCCGGCGCGGAGCAGAGAGAGGCAGCAGAGGATGGGCAGCAGGGAGGACAGAGCGACGGGGCGGCAGTACTTGTCCATCCTCCAAGTGGCGCGTTATGCAGGGACTGTGGTGGTGTGGTGCGGCCAGTAACGAGCGTTACGCGCCTAAAATAGGTGCCGCCATTGACACGGGCTGCGCATAAACAAATGCTTCATCGGGAATTCTAATGCGGCGGCTAGCCAGCAGCATCAGTCGTAACGCCGTCCCGGTCGACCACAATTACGCCGGCAATTTCATCCCGCTCTCCAGGGCGGCTTGGTCAGAGCTGGCTACCAGGACTGTGATCCCATGCATCTCTCGCCGGCGGCACGCCCCGGTACAATGATGCACATAGCCAACGGCATTCTTCATCAGTCCAAAGACTGTGGATTAACTACCGTGCGTGCACGGTCCAGCCATTGATTGCCACGCCGTGATTCGTGCTAGACAGTGCAACTCGTCCATGTTTTTTTTCATATGATTCAAAGATTGTATCGATTTTATCTTTTGAACACGAAGTCGGATTTATCACCTGGTCGCGCATCTGCATCTCTCGTGATGAAGCCTTCCAAACAAAACCAATCTTGAATATATTTCGACAAAATTTCAAATTCAGATTCTAAAGCATGATGAAACCGGTAAAagaaatccatgattttttttagaaatttaGGGAAAAAGTCAAAAAAAATCTTCTAAACATTTTTCGAACAAACTTGACCTACTGGCGTACTCGTATAGAGCTTTCAACAAAGAACTCCCGTGAAAAATCTTAGCAATTTTTTTTTCCAAGACAATATAGAGTGAATAGTAAGTCTAAATATAGTGCTGATTTTGCTTTCTCACCAACAATACAAATAAAGGTTTTCTTCGCAAATTTTTTTTACACGTGTGTAACACTTAAGCAAGTTtgttgtaaaaaactcatgatttttctACTATTTTTGCAATATGTTTCACAAAGTTTTATCATGTAACAGATTTCAATTTTTAAAACTGTCCAAATGTATTCAGGGGTGGTCTTGACACAAACATATTATAAACTAGACTTTTGATTCAATGGATAAATAAGATTCAAACTTCAAAATCAAATGAAGAAGGCATGAAAATCAAATGAAGAAGGCAGGAGTGAGTGGAGTACTAATGTACTATACTAAGAAGTAAAGGAGGAGAGAGATTGACTCAGGCGACCTCCCGTGCATGGTAAAATCTTTTTTTTACCCTTGCAGAGTACTCAATCCGATCCTAAATATGGTTAATTCAACCTTAGTTTAAAGCTATGACACTTATCATGGATCAGAGGGAGCACCCGATCTCTTTTTTGTATTATCTCCCTGGTCAACGTGCCGTTGAAACGCATAATTCATCATGGGATCTTAACTTACCTGCGCAATCAATCTTCTGTGTTCTTAACGTTCATTCAACAACAACACTAGAATAAGAAAAACAATTGATACATGACAAGAGAAATAAAGAGGAAGCGAAATGGGCCAAAACAGCTAAGTGAGAGAATTATTATCAGTGTACGCTACAGTGGCTCGGGCATCGATCAACAATTTCGGAATCAATCATCTATACTTGCGCATCAACACGGGTGATGCTGCTGCTACCTTCAGTGGCTTCTCTTCAGCGCCGAAAGGAAGCCAGACTTCGTTTTCTGCCGGCCGTCGCCGTCGGCTCCCACCTGTCATGTTACTTCCAAGTCAGATATGAACCGCCAAAACATCTTATGTTTAGGAACAATAGTACTTGGCAGGAAGTAGGCGGCGAATTCCGACAGAAAAACTGCATTTTGGTGCAGTTAACTGGAAAATCTTGAGAAATTCGCTGAAACATGCGACGTATTACGATGGACAAATGACCGGAGGCGAGGCTGACCTCTTTGGAGAGTCTCTGAAGGATCTCCAAGATCTGGGAGAAGTCAGGCCTCTCGGCTGAATCTCTATGCCAACACTTCTGAAGCAGCTCTGCTAGCTTGGGATTGGTATCCTTCGGAATCGTCGGCCTGATGCCCTGCACAAAATGCGCGTTGAGAGGAGGGTTAGCATCTCCAGAAAATGCTACTGTATCTCATAGCAATGGGTTCCATCAACTTTTCGACAAGAAAAATAGGGCGTTCCAACAAGTATCTGCAAGGCTTACCTTCTGAACAACACCTATTGCTGCTTGCAGTGGGGTTAGATAATCATAAGGGATCTGGACAAATAGAGCAGTTATCAATTTTAACTCTAGAAGTAGACATATACAGATGTAGTACTACTTAAAAAGAAAGTGAAAAAAATGTtagtcaacaacaacaacaattgcagTTACCTTGCCGGTTAGAAGCTCCCATAGAACAATACCAAAGCTAAAAACATCTGCCTTGTGATCATACGGCTTATGCTCTATGACCTGAAGTTACATAGTACACACATGTTAGAATATACAAAAAAGTTTATGTTTTCTTATGACATGTATAAACATGACACACACCTCAGGGGCCATCCAACGGTATGTTCCAGTCTCCGCAGTCATCACTCCGGAAGTATCTTTCACGCGTGCGACGCCGAAATCCGCAACCTTTACCACCTGAAAAGGAGGCTCTTTTTAATTATAGAGTTTTAGCTATAAGTGAAAATATCAGTAGGAACAGTGAGAAGATTTATAACATGATTtataaaatgtactccctccgtttttatttactctgcatattagagttgactgaagttaaACTTAGtaaattttgaccaagtttatagaaaacaatatagacatttatcataataaatctatacgatgtAAAAGTACATTCAacaataaatctaatgttgttggttTGTTATTGTATATTTTAATATTTTTGTTAATAAACTTGGTcgaagtttgtaaagcttgactttgaccaaagctaatatgcgaactaaataaaaatggagggagtataatgcaAGTGAAAGTATCAGTAGGAAAACTATCTGATAAAATGCATAGCATGATTTATAACACACCGACCTTGTTTTCATCCATGAGAAGATTTGCAGTCTTGAGATCTCGGTGAATTATGTTGTTCTGATGCAGGTAGCTCATTCCTTTAGAGATGTCTGTTGCCACTCTTAGTATTTCTGGGAGCTTGAAGGAACTACCCTTTTTATGGAGGTAATCGTATACACTCCCTCCTGACATGAAGTCTAAAATATACCAAAAAGGGGGAAAGGTGTCAAAAACAATTAGCATTATCTGCATGATAACAACTAAAAACATTAACCCCATGGTAATCTACCTGTTATAATATATAAGTTGGGCTGTCTTGTACAGGCACCGATAAACTGCACAACATTCCTGTGACGAACCTTTCTGCGAGCATGGATTAAGCAGTAAGTCTATAACTCTATATGGGCATAGGTATGATTGCAAGTAACTCAGTCAGTTATTTGAATACGGGCAAAACAAATGGCAGATCGAGCCTATATATGGAGAATAAAATTTTAAGCTAACCTCATAATGTACACTTCCTGCGCAAAATCTCGGTACATATCTGCACTGATGCGCTCAGGTCTCACTACTTTAATGGCCAcatcctggatgcagtatgatCCACGGTATCTAAGAAACCAAAGAATAAGATGGCATTCTGCAGGTTTTTCAAGTTTCAACTGTTTTCACTTCGCAAACAGGAACTTACAGGTCACCATTTGATCCAGATGCAATCTTGTTCCCAAACTTGAGCAGCTTCAGGTCTATTTCCCAAACATCTGCTCCATCCGATGGTATTTGAACACTGGTAGATGTGGGCCTACTCTCTCCACCTTGCAGGCCTTCCAATGAAGGTGATGATGCGCTTGATACTGTACAAGCTTGTGCCTGTACACAACCCAATTTAGTACTCTCTccgtaccaaaatataagacgtttttgcagttcaaattaTATTCTTGTAGAGAGGTAGTATTACATAACATATGCTTGTCATCTGAGAAAACCACAATGCATGTCTGCGCAAACTTTTCTCTTTTGCATCATCAAACGAGAACTCTAAGGAGATTGTATTTCTCTATTATTCAGGTAAAGTTAGCAAATTTACTGAAACCAAACAGGAGAGTGCTTATTATTCAGTTAGAGGTATTAAACTTCACACAAGAAGGCCAGACAGAAGCATATACCTCAACACTGCGAAATTTCTCCATTATCTTTTCTTGCAGCTGTTTAGTACCCTATGAGTGGCAGTAAAAGAGAATATATCAACACAAAAATTACTGAAATAGTAGTAAGGAAAAGGGCAGGCTGCCGGGCTCTAATGTGCTGGAATCAGTTAGCTATCGCATACCACAAGACGCCAACCAGTGACAACGAATACATCGAGTGAGTAGCCATCGATTGTTGAAAATGCGTGTGCTTCTTGGATGTCAAGACCGAGCTCACCAAGCAAACAAGTCAGCTGTAATAAATGTATAAGTGTCAGTATAAGAATCCAACTAGATGCTGAATAGAGGACCTGGTCTGAAAGTATTTTACAGTAAGTTCAAGTGATTTCagtacaatgacattaattttgatGCGTGTTAGAGAAAAGGTGATTTCAGTAAAAGCCTGTAGATCTCTGATGTCAATGTATCTTGATAGTTTGTTtcttatattttattttatttaagttCTTCTTCTATTCATTTATTTTTGCTTGTCATTTCTTACTGACTACTCTGAATATActgaatttctttttcatttactgTAAACTTGCCAGCTTTTGCATATACTGAATTTCATTTGCTGTGCTAAGAGCAGGTCGACTGACTCTGTAAATAAAATTGCAATGCCATGGCAGCAGAGGCATATTTAGATGGGGATTATGCCTTGCCTGGTACGTTTGTTTACCTGACTAAGTAGCTTTGGCTTATCAGTTGATGCAAATGCTATCTCATGCATTGGCCTGCAATGTTCAGAACATATAGAGAAGTAATCAACTACACAGAAAAAAATTAAGGCACCAATTTATCCCTCTCGCAATATCACTCGAAGAAAGTAACGAGCTGATCATGCCTAAAAGAAAATATCTTAAATAATTGAGCAGATTTGCAACAACAAAAACAAACTTGCAAGAACTTTATTAAGGCTAAACTCTTTAAAAATATAAGCATATTACTACACCTTCATATTACTGTACGAAATATcataatcaaaaagcaagaaagGACTTGAACTGCGAAAGAAATTATGTACCTGGAAACAAGGTGAACACTATTATCGTCGTCGTTATTTGTGCTACCGACATCCGATTCGTTTGCGTCCAGTGCTAGCGCCTCTAGATTGGATGACGAACCGAACGCAGGAGGAGGATGAACCCTTAAGAATTTTTGTGCAAACCACGCCACGATTAGCATACATGAGCAAATAAACAGGCGTCTGGCAGATATTCAGAGATTATACGTACATTTGGTTAGGCAAGTGAGTGGAAGCAACCATCTCCATCTCATGATCACAGGAATCATCCATGTCACCATCAATAATCCTAGATACCTGAAGATCAAGCACGAAACAGAGCACCTGCCTGTTAGGAAAATCATGGACAGAAACATGCAGAACACAATGTATGAAAACTGAATTTGTCAGATGAATCATGACATAACCCACAGAAATACAGTGTTTAACTTTACAAGATTCTGCTCTGTGGGGAAGCGTTACCTGGACGACGCGCAACGACAGGGCGGGCCGGCGCTCGGGGTCGCGCGCCTCCTCGAGCAGCCGCTGGTGCGTGACCACGTCCTCCGCCCTCTCGGCGTTCACATCCAGCGCGTACCTGCACAGACAGACGTCGCACGCACGACGGACAGCATCAGCACAGCGTGCAAGAAACCAGGAATCGGTACTGCCGATCGGGCGGTGGGGGGCGGACGAGAGGGCTCACCGGGCGGGGAGGCGGTGGAAGTGCGCCCAGAGCGCGTCCTGGAAGGCCGGCGAGATCTCGGCACCGCCGGGGACGGCGCGGAGGCGGGCGAGCACCTCGTTGTACACCTCGAGGCGCCGGCCCTGCTTGTCCGTCCGCCGTCCCCCCGCCCCGACCTCCGTCTGTGGCCGCGGCGCGGACGagtcggcggccggcggcggcgagggctccTCCACGGCCATCGGCTACCGATCCAAGTCCAACCAACCAGGAGCGTCTGCAGGCGGGCGCGCGAGATAGGAATAGGATGTCCGTGCTCCTACCGCGGCTGCGCTGCTTGCATGGGAGGCGGTGGCGGCCCCGCACGTGAAGAGGCGGCGAGAGAAAAAAGGCGAGCGCTTTATTATAGCGGTCGATCGACACACGGGCGGCCAACTGGAGCCGACGGGCGGATCAGAGATCAGAGAAGAAGAAGACAGCAGAGATGACGGCGTATGTTTGTGCCTCTTTTGGGGTCGGATCGGGCTGGGATTGAATCGATTTGATTTGCGTCCGGAGGAGGAAAGAGGTTGTGAGGTCTGATTCGTGTTGGGGAAGAAAAGTGGAGTAGATCGTGGGCTTGATGTGCGCCGCGCCCCCTGATTTATGTCGTCTTTACTGCACGGATTGATTTGATTAAGGATTAAATTACATGGGGCCAGATTGGGAGGCCCGTGACCAGATTGGTAAAATAATGAGGAGGCCAAGTCAGATGTGATGCGGCGAGTGGAGGACGCGCACTGACAGCCCGTCGTTTCCTTCGTCCCGCGGAAACTAAACTAAAACTAGAAGTAGATAGTACTGCTGCCCTTCTGTCAATAGATCTCAGAAATTCTAGTTTCTTAATGGTAAACATTTGGGCGCGGTGTGCCGGCCGAACTTTCGGTCGGTTCGCACGCCACGCTGGCAAACGTGCCCGCACAGTGGCCCCCGCGCATCCCCGCCTCCTTCCCTATGCGCCTCCATTCCCTACCTCCAGTCTACGTACGCGCATCCTTTCCCTCTCTCGGGTTGCGACTGGGCCACCACGAACTCCATCGCCGGCGGCCACACGCTCCCTCGCCGGCCACCATGGTTGCCCTGCTGCCATGGCCAGATCCATCCCCTACCTACAACTTTCAAGCGCGCGGATCCCCCCCTTCTCCCGGGCAGCGACTGGGCCACCACAAGCTCCATTGCTGGCGGCCAGACGCTCCCTCGCCACCCGCCATGGTTGCCTGCCCGCCCTGCCCGATCCACCCGCGTATAGAAGTGTTGCAACCATCACCTAGAAAAGCTTCAACAATcattgaaaaaagcttcaaccatagacaTAGAAAGCTTCAATGGCATTGCACAACAAGGGGAAGCTGCAAGCGTAGTTGAATTTTGCTACTACCGGCGaagctttttgctacatccatcaggcGGAGCTCAGACCTCGCGACGACGACAAACGATGTTTTGCTGCAATCGTAGCAGGATTTTGCTACTACATTGtttttttttgctacatccatgtaaggcggagctgcgacctcgtgaaggcggcggcggcgttttTGCTGCATCCGTAGTTTGATTTTGCTACTACAGCtgaagttttttgctacatccatttaaATGGCGTTGATTGACTGGCGGCCGTCGTCGACGTAATTTGCTGCAGCAAGCATCAATGGCGAGGGGCGACGGCGGAGCTACGACCGTCGTCGACGTAATTTGCTGCAGCGAGCATCaatggcgaggggcggcggcggagctacgACCGTCGTCGTCAAGAGCTTCAACAGCAGGTGGAGTTGTTGCA is drawn from Triticum dicoccoides isolate Atlit2015 ecotype Zavitan chromosome 6B, WEW_v2.0, whole genome shotgun sequence and contains these coding sequences:
- the LOC119325925 gene encoding serine/threonine-protein kinase STY46-like gives rise to the protein MAVEEPSPPPAADSSAPRPQTEVGAGGRRTDKQGRRLEVYNEVLARLRAVPGGAEISPAFQDALWAHFHRLPARYALDVNAERAEDVVTHQRLLEEARDPERRPALSLRVVQVSRIIDGDMDDSCDHEMEMVASTHLPNQMVHPPPAFGSSSNLEALALDANESDVGSTNNDDDNSVHLVSRPMHEIAFASTDKPKLLSQLTCLLGELGLDIQEAHAFSTIDGYSLDVFVVTGWRLVGTKQLQEKIMEKFRSVEAQACTVSSASSPSLEGLQGGESRPTSTSVQIPSDGADVWEIDLKLLKFGNKIASGSNGDLYRGSYCIQDVAIKVVRPERISADMYRDFAQEVYIMRKVRHRNVVQFIGACTRQPNLYIITDFMSGGSVYDYLHKKGSSFKLPEILRVATDISKGMSYLHQNNIIHRDLKTANLLMDENKVVKVADFGVARVKDTSGVMTAETGTYRWMAPEVIEHKPYDHKADVFSFGIVLWELLTGKIPYDYLTPLQAAIGVVQKGIRPTIPKDTNPKLAELLQKCWHRDSAERPDFSQILEILQRLSKEVGADGDGRQKTKSGFLSALKRSH